In a genomic window of Leucoraja erinacea ecotype New England chromosome 8, Leri_hhj_1, whole genome shotgun sequence:
- the ints9 gene encoding integrator complex subunit 9, protein MKLYCLSGHPTLPCNILKYKSTTIMLDCGLDMTSALHFLPLPLVHSPRLSKLPGWITKDGNTMLEKELKDCAGRVFVDSVPEFCLPETELLDLSTVDVILISNYHCMMALPYITEHTGFTGTVYATEPTMQIGRLLMEELVSFMERVPKPQSATLWKNQEMFRHLPAPLKDAVEVLTWKRCYTMSEVNLALSKVQLVGYSQKIELFGAVQITPLSSGYCLGSSNWIIQSHYEKVAYVSGSSLLTTHPQPMEQTSLKNSDVLILTGLTQIPTANPDGMLGEFCSNLAVTIRSGGNVLVPCYPSGVIYDLLECLYQYIDSAGLSSVPFYFISPVANSSLEFSQIFAEWLCHNKQSKVYLPEPPFPHAELIQTNKLKHYPSIHGDFSNDFRQPCVVFTGHPSLRFGDVVHFLELWGKSSLNTIIFTEPDFSYLEALAPYQPLSMKCVYCPIDTRLNFIQVSKLLKEVQPLHVVCPEQYTQPPPAQSHRTDLMIDCQPSPMAYRRAEVLTLPFKRRYEKIELMPDLAESLIPSEIKPGISMATVSAVLQTKDNKHILRSLPKPVQQPTGKKRKRLNDEIPEFKPPKPLLCGSITIEQFVQSLEKHGITDVKVEDTPEGHIVHLQSEDTLIQIEEDSTHIICDNNEPLRTKLRDLVLKFLQKL, encoded by the exons GAGCTGAAAGATTGTGCTGGGCGAGTGTTTGTTGACTCAGTACCAGAATTCTGTCTCCCTGAG ACGGAGTTATTGGATCTGTCCACTGTAGATGTGATCCTGATATCAAATTATCACTGCATGATGGCTTTGCCCTACATCACAGAACACACTGGCTTCACTGGGACAGTGTATGCTACTGAACCCACAATGCAGATTGGAAG GCTACTCATGGAAGAGCTAGTAAGCTTTATGGAGCGTGTACCAAAGCCACAGTCTGCCACCCTCTGGAAGAACCAGGAAATGTTCAG GCACTTACCTGCTCCTCTAAAAGATGCTGTGGAGGTTTTGACTTGGAAACGTTGCTATACAATGTCAGAAGTTAACTTGGCCCTAAGTAAGGTTCAGCTCGTAGGGTATTCTCAGAAAATA GAACTGTTTGGTGCAGTGCAGATCACTCCTCTTAGCTCGGGTTACTGTCTAGGAAGCTCTAATTGGATCATCCAGTCGCACTATGAGAAAGTGGCCTATGTATCGGGATCATCACTACTCACTACCCATCCACAG cCCATGGAACAAACTTCCTTGAAAAATAGTGATGTCCTCATCCTGACTGGATTGACTCAAATCCCCACTGCAAATCCTGATGGCATGTTGGGAGAATTCTGCAGTAACTtgg CTGTGACCATTCGAAGTGGGGGGAATGTCCTGGTTCCGTGCTATCCTTCTGGTGTAATATACGACTTGCTGGAATGTCTGTACCAGTACATCGATTCAGCGGGACTATCCAGTGTCCCATTCTACTTCATCTCTCCTGTAGCCAACAGCTCACTGGAGTTCTCCCAGATCTTTGCAGAGTG GCTTTGTCACAACAAGCAGTCAAAGGTTTACCTCCCAGAGCCACCATTTCCACATGCAGAG CTGATTCAAACCAATAAACTAAAGCACTACCCCAGCATCCATGGGGATTTCAGCAATGACTTCAGACAGCCCTGCGTAGTGTTCACAGGCCACCCTTCCCTCAGGTTTGGAGATGTTGTCCACTTCCTGGAGCTGTGGGGAAAATCGAGCCTCAACACCATCATTTTCACAG AACCAGATTTTTCTTACTTGGAAGCATTGGCACCATACCAGCCACTGTCTATGAAGTGTGTCTACTGTCCAATTGATACACGATTAAACTTTATCCAAGTCTCAAAATTATTGAAGGAAGTTCAG CCATTGCATGTTGTATGCCCAGAGCAATATACTCAACCTCCTCCTGCGCAATCTCACCGTACCGATCTGATGATTGACTGCCAACCCTCACCAATGGCTTACCGGAGGGCTGAAGTACTGACCCTCCCCTTCAAACGGCGCTATGAAAAAATTGAGCTGATGCCCGAT CTTGCAGAATCTCTCATCCCTTCTGAGATCAAACCCGGCATCTCCATGGCAACTGTGTCTGCAGTACTGCAAACCAAAGACAACAAGCACATACTTCGC TCACTTCCAAAACCAGTGCAGCAGCCAACTGGCAAGAAGAGGAAACGGTTAAACGATGAGATCCCCGAGTTCAAACCACCCAAACCACTGCTGTGTGGCTCAATCACCATTGAACAATTTGTACAGAGCTTAGAAAAG CACGGCATTACTGATGTCAAGGTTGAGGACACACCAGAAGGACACATTGTTCACCTTCAATCTGAAGACACACTGATTCAGATTGAAGAGGACTCGACGCACATAATTTGCGACAACAACGAGCCACTTCGCACCAAACTTCGAGATTTAGTCCTCAAATTTCTGCAGAAGTTATGA